From one Cynocephalus volans isolate mCynVol1 chromosome X, mCynVol1.pri, whole genome shotgun sequence genomic stretch:
- the LOC134367673 gene encoding regucalcin-like — protein sequence MASPRIEAVVRQRHRMGESPVWEEGTGQLLFVDITAGLVCRWSPLTGEVQTVGLRNRVGCVALRQKGAYVVAAGTRLGFLDWETQQVQWVAWLDRDKPHNRFNDGKVDPAGRFVAGTMPEPSAPGVWEQGQGSLYTLYADHSVVRHLHGLGIPNGLDWSLDHSTFYHVDSLDYSVHVYSYDVQTGKIANPRLLYQLPQGQGMPDGMCVDVAGKLWVACIDGGRVIRLDPETGSQLCVVEMPVSRVTSCCFGGTDYADLYVTSAADGLSPEQLLQEPQAGHIFKVTGLGVRGVAPRPYTG from the exons ATGGCGTCCCCCAGGATCGAGGCCGTCGTCAGGCAGCGGCACAGGATGGGGGAGAGCCCCGTGTGggaagaggggacagggcagcTGCTGTTCGTGGACATCACCGCGGGGCTCGTGTGCCGGTGGAGCCCACTCACAGGGGAGGTGCAGACCGTGGGCCTGA GAAACCGCGTTGGCTGCGTGGCTCTGCGCCAGAAAGgggcctatgtggtggcagccgGCACCCGCCTCGGCTTCCTGGACTGGGAGACACAGCAGGTGCAGTGGGTGGCCTGGCTGGACAGGGACAAGCCCCACAACAGGTTCAACGACGGGAAAGTGGACCCTGCTGGGAGGTTTGTGGCAG GCACTATGCCGGAGCCGTCCGCCCCAGGAGTGTGGGAGCAAGGGCAGGGCTCCCTGTACACGCTCTATGCTGACCACTCGGTGGTCAGACACCTGCATGGGCTGGGCATCCCAAATGGGCTGGACTGGTCCCTGGACCACAGCACCTTCTACCACGTTGACAGCCTGGACTACTCCGTTCATGTGTACAGCTATGACGTGCAGACCGGCAAGATCG CAAACCCAAGACTCCTGTACCAGCTGCCACAGGGGCAGGGAATGCCTGATGGGATGTGCGTGGATGTTGCGGGGAAGCTCTGGGTGGCCTGCATCGACGGGGGCAGAGTGATCCGCCTGGATCCCGAGACAG GGTCACAGCTGTGCGTGGTGGAGATGCCTGTATCCAGAGTCACATCCTGCTGCTTCGGGGGGACCGACTATGCAGACCTCTACGTGACCTCCGCAGCGGACGGCCTGAGCCCGGAGCAGTTGTTGCAGGAGCCCCAGGCTGGACACATCTTCAAG GTCACAGGCCTGGGGGTGAGAGGGGTCGCACCTAGACCCTACACTGGCTGA